A window from Opitutia bacterium ISCC 52 encodes these proteins:
- a CDS encoding HAD hydrolase family protein has product MFNDSQETTSSHSLDWEKIKLLVLDVDGVLTDGTVFVGPDGYELKQFCVLDGMGLICVRKVGVSLAVISGRLSPATTSRMNELSFDHIIQGRKDKRSALEELAEQLGVDSQAICYMGDDVIDVPAIEYAGIGVSPPNGVPMALESADYVTKITGGLGAVREVCDRILESRNESVLNLSTSS; this is encoded by the coding sequence ATGTTCAACGATAGCCAAGAAACTACTTCATCTCATTCTTTGGATTGGGAAAAGATTAAGCTACTAGTTCTCGACGTTGACGGTGTTTTAACGGATGGAACTGTTTTTGTTGGGCCCGATGGCTACGAACTGAAGCAATTCTGTGTGTTGGATGGCATGGGTCTGATCTGCGTCAGAAAAGTAGGTGTGAGCCTTGCAGTTATTTCCGGTCGCTTATCACCGGCTACCACTTCACGCATGAACGAACTCAGTTTCGATCATATCATCCAAGGTCGAAAGGATAAGCGTTCTGCTCTGGAAGAGTTGGCTGAACAATTAGGTGTGGATAGCCAGGCCATTTGTTATATGGGCGACGATGTTATTGATGTCCCAGCGATCGAGTATGCAGGGATTGGCGTGTCTCCTCCCAATGGCGTTCCTATGGCTTTGGAATCCGCGGACTACGTTACAAAAATAACCGGTGGGTTAGGTGCTGTAAGAGAAGTATGTGACCGAATCCTTGAAAGTAGGAACGAGAGTGTGCTTAATCTGTCTACATCGTCATGA
- a CDS encoding aldehyde dehydrogenase family protein encodes MPTQRKNSRNTRRRKTPELLFGDLWEFDPAPESADPKLKESYSLYIDGQQSAPKSRKYFESINPGTEKALARIPAAGKADVNNAFSAATNGLNKYWSKLSGKDRGKYLYRIARLLQDRAREFAVAESLDGGKPIKESRDFDIPMAAAHFFYYAGWADKLEYALPGGSYQPYGVVGQIIPWNFPLLMLAWKIAPALATGNCVVIKPAETTSITALKFAEILQEAELPPGVVNIVSGAGATGQLIVNHPAAKKIAFTGSTDVGKAIMRATAGTGKGLTLELGGKAANIVFEDAPIDQAVEGVISGIFFNQGHVCCAGSRLLIQESIAKTFVQKLKTRIASLRVGNPLDKNTDIGAINSKEQLDKISEMVSSGVKEGAELFQSNCSLPRQGWFFRPSLFEGVTQSHRIAREEIFGPVLSILTFRTVSEAIEKANNTAYGLSAGVWTDKGSKILKMSTALKAGVVWANTYNKFDPTSPFGGYKESGFGREGGKQGICDYLKVES; translated from the coding sequence ATGCCCACACAGCGCAAAAATTCTCGCAACACCCGACGACGTAAAACCCCTGAGCTTCTTTTTGGAGATTTATGGGAATTCGATCCCGCCCCTGAATCAGCCGACCCCAAGCTGAAAGAAAGTTACTCTCTATATATAGATGGGCAGCAATCGGCACCCAAGAGCCGTAAGTATTTTGAATCGATAAACCCGGGAACGGAAAAAGCGCTCGCAAGAATTCCTGCCGCCGGGAAAGCGGACGTCAATAATGCCTTCTCCGCCGCCACCAATGGATTAAACAAATACTGGTCCAAATTATCGGGCAAAGATCGGGGCAAATACCTTTATCGTATTGCGCGGCTGCTACAGGACCGGGCTCGAGAGTTTGCGGTTGCCGAATCTTTGGACGGTGGAAAACCGATAAAAGAATCGCGCGACTTCGATATCCCGATGGCTGCGGCACACTTCTTTTACTACGCCGGCTGGGCCGATAAATTGGAATATGCACTCCCTGGAGGCTCCTACCAGCCCTATGGAGTCGTAGGGCAAATCATTCCATGGAACTTCCCTTTGCTCATGCTGGCATGGAAGATAGCGCCGGCTTTAGCGACTGGCAATTGTGTAGTCATCAAGCCGGCCGAGACGACCTCCATTACCGCGCTGAAGTTTGCTGAGATTCTTCAGGAGGCGGAGCTACCACCTGGAGTGGTCAACATTGTTTCCGGTGCGGGAGCGACGGGCCAGCTTATCGTTAATCATCCCGCCGCTAAGAAAATTGCTTTCACAGGCTCGACGGATGTTGGAAAGGCCATCATGCGCGCCACAGCTGGAACTGGAAAAGGCCTAACCCTGGAGCTAGGTGGAAAGGCGGCCAACATCGTGTTCGAGGATGCTCCTATCGACCAGGCAGTTGAAGGAGTCATAAGCGGTATCTTTTTTAACCAGGGTCATGTTTGTTGTGCAGGCAGCCGCTTGCTGATCCAGGAATCGATCGCCAAGACCTTTGTGCAAAAACTCAAGACTCGCATCGCTTCTCTGCGAGTGGGCAATCCACTCGATAAGAATACTGATATCGGTGCCATCAATTCGAAGGAGCAGTTGGATAAAATCAGCGAGATGGTCAGCAGTGGAGTCAAAGAAGGAGCTGAACTGTTCCAAAGCAATTGCTCACTGCCAAGGCAAGGATGGTTCTTCCGGCCTTCGTTGTTTGAAGGGGTAACCCAAAGTCATCGAATTGCTCGTGAAGAAATTTTCGGCCCGGTGTTGAGTATTCTTACCTTCCGCACTGTGAGTGAGGCTATTGAAAAAGCGAACAACACCGCTTACGGCTTGTCGGCAGGAGTTTGGACAGACAAAGGATCCAAGATCCTCAAGATGAGCACAGCATTAAAGGCAGGTGTCGTCTGGGCCAACACTTATAATAAATTCGATCCTACGTCCCCATTTGGTGGATACAAGGAAAGTGGCTTTGGTCGCGAGGGCGGCAAACAAGGCATTTGTGATTACCTCAAAGTTGAATCCTAA
- a CDS encoding aldehyde dehydrogenase family protein translates to MSRIPVTKTPKAYVGGKFIRSESGRVFPLNNKRGQFLCNIPQCTRKDTRNAVEVAGKAGGVWASRTAYNRGQILYRLGEMMEARAEELAQAVAITGTVSLAAARREVASTIDRIVYYSGWTDKYEQVLGNTNPVAGPFFNFSVTEPVGVIGVFASDSPSLLGLISQVLPIITSGNSVVALASTTNPYPAVLLGEMLATSDLPGGVLNILTGFRDELLETFASHEHIRGLDLSLDADGRKEAEILAAESIKRLKIREQENTRYWSSEKAQSVYAIRSFLEFKTTWHPIGV, encoded by the coding sequence ATGTCGCGTATACCCGTAACTAAAACTCCTAAAGCTTATGTCGGCGGAAAATTTATCCGCTCTGAGAGTGGGCGTGTCTTTCCTCTCAACAACAAGCGTGGGCAGTTTCTTTGCAATATTCCGCAATGCACACGCAAAGATACACGCAACGCTGTTGAAGTAGCTGGAAAAGCTGGTGGAGTCTGGGCTTCCCGTACTGCCTACAATCGTGGACAGATCCTGTATCGTTTGGGTGAGATGATGGAGGCACGTGCTGAAGAGTTGGCGCAAGCGGTCGCCATTACAGGGACGGTCTCCCTGGCAGCTGCAAGAAGAGAAGTGGCTAGTACGATCGACCGCATTGTCTACTACTCAGGCTGGACGGATAAATACGAACAGGTGCTCGGAAATACGAACCCGGTAGCTGGACCTTTCTTCAACTTTTCAGTTACTGAGCCAGTGGGAGTCATTGGTGTATTCGCTTCTGACTCACCGAGTTTGCTGGGATTGATTTCACAAGTCCTTCCCATCATTACTTCTGGAAATTCAGTCGTGGCTTTGGCCTCGACCACGAATCCTTATCCTGCGGTTCTGCTTGGCGAGATGTTAGCCACCTCAGATCTGCCTGGAGGTGTATTAAACATTCTGACCGGATTTCGGGATGAGTTACTGGAGACTTTCGCCAGCCACGAACATATTCGTGGGCTGGATTTGTCTTTGGATGCTGACGGTAGAAAGGAAGCTGAGATCCTAGCCGCAGAAAGCATCAAGCGCCTGAAGATTCGTGAGCAGGAAAACACCCGTTATTGGAGCTCCGAGAAAGCCCAGTCGGTCTACGCCATCCGCAGCTTCCTGGAATTCAAGACGACCTGGCACCCCATAGGGGTCTGA
- a CDS encoding ribokinase, translating to MASSIVVTGSYVQDLTFKLPEFPTAGQTLIGEFNTGPGGKGSNQAVAAARTGVPTAFIGATGKDAFAQVAKDFHEGEGIDSRLAIQTEQATGTAAILVNDRGENEIVVALGANNFLSPADIPEALVSEAQILVSQLEFNLEAAEHALRLARENQVTTLLNPAPMRDDFPPSMLDYVDILVPNETEFAHLIRARFPEEHASFNEASIQSLSSDQLHHLCRDFGVSTFIITLGGNGCFISTEDRYYKIPCIQGIEVVDTTGAGDAFVGGFSSGLVQFDGDIEKAVSYASVVAGLSVTKFGTAPAMPTKTEIEAEIEKQGISL from the coding sequence ATGGCCTCATCTATCGTCGTTACCGGCAGCTACGTTCAAGACCTGACATTTAAACTTCCAGAGTTCCCTACCGCAGGGCAGACCCTAATCGGAGAATTCAATACAGGTCCAGGAGGCAAAGGATCCAACCAGGCAGTAGCAGCAGCCAGAACAGGCGTGCCTACAGCCTTTATTGGGGCGACGGGAAAAGACGCTTTTGCCCAGGTTGCAAAGGACTTCCACGAGGGAGAGGGCATCGACTCTCGGCTCGCAATCCAGACCGAGCAGGCAACAGGCACCGCAGCAATTCTTGTTAACGATCGAGGGGAGAACGAGATCGTAGTCGCTCTTGGAGCCAACAACTTCCTGAGCCCCGCAGACATTCCTGAAGCTTTAGTATCAGAAGCTCAGATATTAGTCTCACAGTTAGAGTTTAACTTAGAGGCTGCAGAACATGCGCTACGCTTGGCACGGGAAAACCAAGTAACCACCTTACTGAACCCAGCTCCCATGAGAGATGACTTTCCTCCAAGCATGCTGGATTATGTAGATATCCTGGTACCCAATGAAACAGAATTTGCTCATCTGATCCGGGCGCGATTTCCGGAAGAACACGCATCCTTTAACGAAGCCAGCATTCAATCGCTGTCCTCAGACCAATTGCATCATCTTTGCAGAGACTTTGGAGTTTCGACTTTCATCATCACCCTTGGCGGAAACGGTTGTTTTATATCAACGGAAGATCGCTACTATAAGATACCCTGTATCCAAGGAATAGAAGTGGTAGATACAACCGGTGCCGGGGATGCATTTGTGGGAGGGTTCTCATCCGGGCTCGTTCAATTCGATGGCGATATCGAAAAAGCAGTCAGTTATGCGTCCGTCGTTGCAGGACTTTCAGTCACCAAATTTGGCACCGCACCGGCAATGCCTACCAAAACTGAAATTGAGGCTGAGATCGAAAAACAAGGAATCAGCTTATAA
- the deoC gene encoding deoxyribose-phosphate aldolase, with protein sequence MPSIVVNKSPLKRLIDEVGPVDQITIEERVAKFTARSIKKGSKIQGLNLGVSMVDLTTLEGKDSPGKVQSLCQKAQAPDPEIDTPQVAAVCVYPAMVKHARKFLGESPVRIASVATGFPSGQYPLRTRLQEVKQAVRDGSDEIDMVIHRGAFLSGQVQTVQDEIAAVAEACGEATLKVILEVSELETYDNIRAASFLAMNVLRPNDFIKTSTGKTSGNATLANNQVMLEAIRDFYLESGTPIAMKPAGGIKTAKKALHYLVAVKETLGDEWLNNRRYRFGASSLLNDLLMQLRKQDQGVYQAPWKFSDASSGY encoded by the coding sequence ATGCCATCCATTGTCGTGAACAAGTCTCCTTTAAAACGTCTTATCGACGAAGTAGGTCCCGTAGATCAAATCACCATTGAAGAGCGCGTTGCTAAGTTTACCGCCCGAAGCATTAAGAAAGGGAGTAAAATTCAGGGACTAAATTTGGGTGTTTCCATGGTCGATTTAACCACCCTCGAAGGAAAGGACTCCCCCGGAAAGGTTCAATCTCTCTGCCAAAAAGCTCAGGCTCCTGACCCGGAAATCGATACGCCTCAAGTTGCTGCAGTTTGTGTGTATCCTGCCATGGTGAAGCATGCGCGCAAATTTCTGGGTGAATCGCCTGTGAGGATTGCGTCTGTGGCAACTGGGTTTCCATCCGGTCAATATCCGTTGCGTACGCGATTACAGGAGGTCAAACAGGCAGTTCGGGACGGGAGCGATGAAATAGATATGGTTATCCACCGTGGTGCTTTTCTCTCGGGACAGGTTCAAACTGTTCAGGATGAAATTGCCGCAGTCGCGGAAGCCTGCGGAGAAGCCACGCTGAAGGTCATCCTCGAAGTCAGCGAATTGGAGACATACGATAACATTCGTGCCGCATCCTTCTTGGCTATGAATGTTTTACGTCCCAACGATTTTATCAAGACCAGTACGGGCAAGACATCAGGCAATGCCACATTGGCAAATAACCAAGTGATGCTCGAAGCTATCCGAGACTTCTATTTAGAGAGCGGAACTCCGATTGCCATGAAACCTGCCGGAGGAATTAAAACCGCCAAAAAAGCACTTCATTATTTGGTCGCGGTAAAAGAAACACTTGGAGATGAGTGGCTCAATAATCGACGCTACCGATTTGGCGCCAGCTCATTGCTGAACGATTTGTTGATGCAACTTCGCAAGCAGGATCAAGGAGTCTATCAAGCGCCTTGGAAATTCAGTGATGCCAGTTCCGGTTACTAA
- the lptC gene encoding LPS export ABC transporter periplasmic protein LptC codes for MTTQLLKRIFRRGCIPLALLAFVFGLPVNSQILPDAPIEGVTVTIFSDEGYKLWNLQGSSVAYNEAGGVEVKEMDLEIYQGQEEKEIDMHIVGAQALYESENQTVAGEGGVFVDGDFYDIEGDNWKYSQDERIVQVTSNVKVVIDYELEAFLK; via the coding sequence ATGACCACTCAGCTTTTAAAGCGAATTTTTCGCCGTGGATGTATCCCCTTGGCTCTGTTGGCCTTTGTCTTCGGCCTCCCCGTAAACTCTCAGATTCTTCCCGATGCTCCTATCGAAGGTGTCACGGTAACTATATTTAGTGACGAAGGTTACAAGCTTTGGAATCTCCAAGGGAGTTCCGTTGCCTATAATGAAGCTGGAGGAGTTGAGGTTAAGGAGATGGACCTTGAGATTTATCAAGGGCAGGAAGAAAAGGAAATAGATATGCACATCGTGGGTGCGCAAGCGCTGTATGAATCCGAAAATCAAACCGTTGCCGGTGAAGGTGGTGTGTTTGTCGACGGAGACTTTTACGATATTGAAGGCGACAATTGGAAATACTCGCAGGACGAAAGAATTGTCCAAGTGACTTCCAATGTGAAGGTGGTTATCGATTATGAATTGGAGGCATTCCTGAAATGA
- a CDS encoding transketolase, with protein MHPNYRPDIPYPETPEILQKRSLLGQNLDDVESVLPEVYNWMYLSRRTDDRLRDLFRQGLVYGTLAGGQGNEGMAAPIGLLLDREKDVVSFSHRNLASHLIWSDHLCDHLCQYMANSGSPTLGREGNVHHGDPLNRSLPIISHLGPILSSVMGGIDSQRRMGRDAIGIGFFGDGASSTGDIHETMNFAAVLKIPMIFVIENNEYAYSTPTNEQYIIDSLGSRATAYGMEYVTLDISKTADIVSELNRVFQQTRDSGIPIVVEVKTLRLQGHAAYDTCHYLTDDIIEGWKKRDANPLLRQKLIDAHGESPIKDSEAIIDAYLEECIKVSLAQPQIEEQDLEGEQFSNSVHGFQWKQAGKELKNLTFAQALNHAHKMILEESDEALVMGQDIATYGGAFKVTDELYELFGRSKVINTPLAESATVGYGIGLAFNGHRPIIEFQFADFATDATTQICLNAGTFYYRCGASIPMVMRFPGGGGLTFGSFHSQELEAMYTQFPGLKVLYPSSVQDAFDCMLAAYDSNDPVLLFEHKGLYRGLRDNVTISNDYHHVWKPRMVREGNVATIVSYGFMVGLCEKVCDYLADEYEYDFELIDLRALKPVDLDPIRESVRKTGRLIVVHEARRNTGFGAEVVSQICEELFFDMEASPLRIGSLDAPVPFAATLERQYMPTKESIIRDIINWLDKIS; from the coding sequence ATGCATCCGAACTACCGTCCTGATATTCCTTATCCTGAAACCCCGGAAATACTTCAGAAACGAAGTTTACTTGGCCAGAACCTGGACGACGTGGAATCAGTATTGCCTGAGGTCTATAACTGGATGTATCTGTCGCGAAGAACAGATGATCGATTAAGGGATTTGTTTCGCCAAGGTTTGGTCTATGGAACACTGGCTGGAGGTCAGGGAAACGAGGGCATGGCTGCTCCGATCGGTCTCCTTCTTGATCGGGAAAAGGACGTGGTCAGCTTTTCTCACCGGAATTTGGCTTCCCATCTCATTTGGAGCGATCATCTCTGTGATCATCTCTGCCAGTATATGGCTAATTCGGGAAGTCCAACGCTGGGTCGCGAGGGAAACGTGCACCACGGAGATCCTCTTAATCGTAGTCTGCCAATTATTAGCCACCTTGGTCCCATTCTATCTAGTGTCATGGGTGGCATTGATTCTCAAAGGCGGATGGGGCGCGATGCGATCGGTATTGGGTTTTTTGGAGACGGTGCTTCGAGTACAGGTGATATTCATGAGACGATGAATTTTGCTGCGGTACTGAAGATACCGATGATCTTCGTCATCGAGAATAATGAGTACGCCTATTCAACACCTACCAACGAACAGTATATTATTGATTCGTTAGGAAGTCGTGCGACGGCCTATGGCATGGAGTATGTGACTCTCGATATCTCAAAGACTGCCGACATCGTGAGTGAGCTGAATCGTGTATTCCAACAAACGCGCGATTCCGGGATTCCGATCGTCGTTGAGGTTAAAACGTTACGCCTACAAGGACATGCTGCCTATGACACATGTCACTATTTGACGGACGATATCATTGAAGGATGGAAAAAACGTGATGCCAATCCTCTCCTGCGTCAGAAGCTGATTGACGCTCATGGGGAGTCACCAATCAAGGACTCCGAAGCCATTATCGATGCCTATCTAGAAGAGTGTATCAAAGTCTCTCTCGCTCAGCCTCAGATCGAAGAACAAGATTTGGAAGGCGAACAATTCTCTAACTCCGTCCATGGCTTTCAATGGAAGCAAGCCGGCAAGGAGTTAAAGAACCTAACCTTTGCCCAAGCTTTAAACCATGCCCACAAAATGATTCTTGAGGAGTCTGATGAAGCGCTGGTTATGGGGCAGGATATCGCAACTTACGGTGGCGCTTTTAAAGTAACGGATGAACTCTATGAGCTATTTGGTCGGTCGAAGGTAATCAATACGCCACTCGCTGAATCGGCTACGGTGGGTTATGGAATCGGTCTGGCTTTCAATGGTCATCGCCCAATCATCGAATTTCAGTTTGCCGACTTCGCTACCGATGCAACGACTCAGATCTGTCTCAATGCAGGTACCTTTTATTACCGCTGCGGAGCATCTATCCCGATGGTAATGCGTTTCCCGGGTGGTGGCGGGTTGACCTTTGGTTCCTTTCACTCTCAAGAACTGGAGGCCATGTATACTCAGTTCCCTGGGCTCAAGGTGCTCTATCCGAGCTCGGTGCAAGATGCGTTCGATTGTATGTTAGCGGCCTACGATTCAAATGATCCAGTGCTGCTTTTCGAGCATAAAGGGCTCTATCGTGGCCTTCGTGATAACGTGACTATCAGTAATGATTATCATCATGTTTGGAAACCAAGAATGGTGAGAGAAGGCAATGTCGCTACGATTGTAAGCTATGGTTTTATGGTCGGTCTCTGTGAGAAGGTCTGTGACTACTTGGCCGATGAGTACGAATACGATTTTGAACTGATTGATCTGCGCGCTTTGAAACCTGTTGACCTGGATCCCATCCGTGAGTCGGTCCGGAAGACAGGACGTTTAATAGTCGTCCACGAAGCACGACGAAACACTGGGTTTGGGGCCGAGGTGGTAAGCCAGATTTGCGAAGAATTATTCTTCGACATGGAAGCCTCGCCTCTGAGAATTGGATCGCTAGATGCACCGGTTCCATTTGCCGCTACCTTAGAGCGACAATACATGCCCACCAAAGAGTCGATTATCCGGGACATCATAAACTGGTTAGATAAAATTAGCTAG